The nucleotide sequence GCGGCATTCTTACTGTCACATTCGACTTCGGCCCGGTTAACGTGCAGGGGCAAGAGATGCTGGCCGATCTGAATACGCTGGCGCTGCGCTTAGAGCGTGACCGCGATATCAAGGTGGTGGTGTTTCAGTCGGCTAACCCGGATATTTGGGTGTGTCATTACGACACCAACTTGCTGAAAGAGATGTCGACAGAGGCGGTGTCTCGCGATGAAGCAAAGCTATTGGATCTGCAAGCGGTGCTGGAGCTGATCAGTAAACTGCCACAGGCCACCATCGCCAAATTGGAAGGATATGCCCGTGGTGGCGGTCACGAGTTTGCGCTGGCTTGCGATATGCGCTTTGCTGCGCGGGGCAAATACAAACTGATGCAGATGGAAGTGGGTATGGGCATCTTGCCTTGTGGTGGCGGAGCATCACGTATGGCGCGCCAGGTTGGTTTGGGCCGCGCGCTCGAAATTATCCTCAGTGCCCGAGACTTTAGCGCCGACGAAGCCGAAGCCTATGGCACCATCAATAAAGCACTGGAGCCGGACGAGATCGGCGAATATGTCGACACCCTGGCCCAGCGTATTGCACAGTTCCCAGCCGAATCAATTAACGCTTGTAAGCAAGCGGTGTATGAGTCTATCGATAAGCCGATAGCAGAAGCGCTGAAAGCGGAAGCCTACTGGCTGTATCAGGCCACCAGTAAAACCGCCGCAATTAAGCGTTTTACTGTTGCAGATGAAAAAGGGCTGCAGTTTGATATCGATAATCAGCACAACTGGCCAGATTTGGTGATGCAGGTTCAGGATATCAACTAAGTTAAACAGGCTTGAACGGTGCGATCCGCGCACCGTTCGACACCGTAGGATTAAAGAGAGAACGCAACATGCAGAAAACCATATTGATTACCGGCTCGACCGATGGCATTGGCCTAGCCACGGCCAACATGCTGTTGGCACAGGGCCACAGGATCCTGCTTCATGGCCGAAATGCCGACAAACTCAATAAGGTAAAAACCGAACTGGCCGCGCAGGCCGTGAATAACGGCTCGGTAGCGGGGTATGTCGCCGATCTTTCTGATATGGCAGGTGTGGAAGCGCTGGCCACTGCCGTTGCCGCTGACCTAACGGCAAAGCATCAAACATTAGATGTACTGATTAACAATGCTGGCGTGTTCAATG is from Corallincola holothuriorum and encodes:
- a CDS encoding enoyl-CoA hydratase/isomerase family protein, with amino-acid sequence MSYQGFTTFNAVADSGILTVTFDFGPVNVQGQEMLADLNTLALRLERDRDIKVVVFQSANPDIWVCHYDTNLLKEMSTEAVSRDEAKLLDLQAVLELISKLPQATIAKLEGYARGGGHEFALACDMRFAARGKYKLMQMEVGMGILPCGGGASRMARQVGLGRALEIILSARDFSADEAEAYGTINKALEPDEIGEYVDTLAQRIAQFPAESINACKQAVYESIDKPIAEALKAEAYWLYQATSKTAAIKRFTVADEKGLQFDIDNQHNWPDLVMQVQDIN